A DNA window from Choristoneura fumiferana chromosome 2, NRCan_CFum_1, whole genome shotgun sequence contains the following coding sequences:
- the LOC141445315 gene encoding uncharacterized protein — protein MYRYQNGLEYPKPQYITEEDLKVILTKYGYVINEIKIKHYEVNSACENKMLGLFADHLILKVIVISNNEQKTHNFFIKALPRIAVKASIVSSLNLFEKELVFYQMIKSKMDLPGLKPWSSKLVANLDNALVFDDLTSLHYLMRNKDIKFDVQHTLEALRTLARFHSSSIIYEENVTKNLNKPYRLGEEYGQYLDLSHFDKANQWFIQCKTGALMVVKEYSKYKNADKDLLKIIEDRWCDVWNAALDYNDSERSVICHRDLWNNNLLFHYKKREDGKLVPDDCVLVDFQTITYQPPARDVMFLLHCNLERQFRKENLNKLFEFYFDELKNILLKYGIRVEDIIPKDSFVRSAKKYNLWGLVVHASLVQLIGLDDNLMMKKFSEASQFEEVLWNDRTTFIREMVQESEFYKGKIIMPLEEIVEDYILTN, from the exons ATGTACAGATACCAAAATGGGCTGGAATATCCCAAACCACAATATATCACAGAAGAGGATCTTaaagtgatactcacaaaataTGGATATGTGATcaacgaaataaaaattaaacattatgaAGTCAATTCAGCATGTGAAAACAAAATGCTTGGGTTGTTTGCTGATCATTTGATACTGAAAGTAattgtaatttcaaataatGAGCAGAAAACACACAATTTTTTCATAAAAGCGCTGCCTCGAATTGCAGTAAAAGCATCAATTGTAAGTTCCTTAAATCTATTCGAAAAAGAATTAGTATTTTACCAAATGATCAAAAGCAAAATGGATTTACCAG GCTTGAAACCTTGGAGCAGTAAACTAGTTGCAAATTTGGATAATGCTTTAGTATTCGACGACCTGACGTCTTTACATTATCTAATGCGCAACAAGGATATCAAATTCGACGTGCAGCATACTTTAGAAGCATTGAGAACTCTGGCCCGCTTTCACTCCAGCTCGATCATTTACGAAGAGAATGTAACCAAAAACCTAAACAAACCCTACCGTCTCGGTGAAGAATATGGACAATATTTAGATTTATCGCATTTCGACAAGGCTAATCAATGGTTCATTCAATGCAAAACAGGAGCATTGATGGTTGTTAAAgaatattcaaaatacaaaaatgctGATAAagatcttttaaaaataattgaagacCGATGGTGTGACGTCTGGAACGCCGCATTAGACTATAACGATTCTGAAAGGAGTGTTATTTGTCATAGAGATCTTTGGAACAATAATCTTCTATTTCATTATAAGAAACGGGAAGATGGAAAGTTAGTGCCGGATGACTGTGTCCTGGTTGATTTCCAAACAATCACTTATCAACCGCCAGCACGCGACGTCATGTTCCTTCTCCATTGCAACTTGGAACGTCAGTTTCggaaagaaaatttaaataaattattcgaaTTTTATTTCGATGAACTGAAAAACATCCTTTTGAAATACGGTATAAGGGTAGAGGATATCATTCCAAAGGATAGTTTTGTGAGGTCAGCAAAGAAATATAATCTCTGGGGTTTAGTTGTACATGCTTCTTTGGTTCAACTGATTGGTCTAGACGACAATTTAATGATGAAAAAGTTTAGTGAAGCATCACAGTTTGAAGAAGTATTATGGAATGACAGAACTACATTTATAAGAGAAATGGTTCAAGAAAGTGAATTTTATAAAGGAAAAATCATAATGCCTCTTGAAGAGATTGTGGAAGACTACATACTCactaattaa